One Halostella limicola genomic window carries:
- a CDS encoding class I SAM-dependent methyltransferase → MASAQSFYGRWAGLYDRIALHTPGVASLRERAAAALRLSPGDTVVDMGCGTGANLPYLRERVGPEGTVVGVDFTGPILDRARRLVDRRGWENVHVVRGDATRPPVAGGVDGVLSTFVVGMFADPAGTVDDWCDLVRPGGHVVLLNAARSDRSYAAPINAAFRAVTVLSTPPTLTLRYDDPPDVHLTDRVRAARDALRARSDAVAHEEHWFGIIRLSGGRIA, encoded by the coding sequence ATGGCGTCGGCCCAGTCGTTCTACGGCCGGTGGGCCGGGCTGTACGACCGCATCGCCCTGCATACGCCGGGCGTCGCGAGCCTGCGCGAGCGCGCGGCCGCGGCGCTGCGCCTCTCGCCCGGCGACACCGTCGTCGACATGGGTTGCGGTACCGGCGCGAACCTCCCGTACCTCCGCGAGCGGGTCGGCCCGGAGGGAACCGTCGTCGGCGTCGACTTCACCGGCCCCATCCTCGACCGCGCGCGGCGGCTGGTCGATCGCCGCGGCTGGGAGAACGTCCACGTCGTCCGCGGCGACGCCACGCGGCCGCCGGTCGCGGGCGGCGTCGACGGCGTCCTCTCAACGTTCGTCGTGGGGATGTTCGCGGACCCGGCCGGGACTGTCGACGACTGGTGCGACCTCGTTCGGCCGGGCGGGCACGTCGTCCTCCTCAACGCGGCGCGGAGCGACCGGTCGTACGCGGCCCCGATCAACGCCGCCTTCCGCGCCGTGACGGTGCTGTCGACGCCGCCGACCCTGACGCTCCGCTACGACGACCCGCCGGACGTGCACCTCACCGACCGCGTGCGTGCAGCGCGGGATGCGCTCCGGGCGCGGTCGGACGCCGTCGCCCACGAGGAGCACTGGTTCGGGATCATCCGCCTCTCCGGCGGACGGATCGCCTGA
- a CDS encoding alkaline phosphatase PhoX has product MVEFTRRKLMATSVAASLGASVSGVASAQEDEDGDTENAPYVQGEIERFAHTALGAEVTGPFVTEGTLIFSLQHPARRNPAPFDRGGIGYVRGYQFGEDDGFDELSIPTSKEEQGRVRVAGGEYELLAEEGDNIANDEDLGMPETPGGLAIDQLAGSRYGDLGYNPDMNQFVATGDDGGNDGNSGNKGNGDNSGNDGNSGNDGNNGNSGNNGGDGYAGYLFTNFENSPGNVVRTPIIRNDDGTLDADLDNAINLANTDALREIGGTRINCYGDLTPWNTPVTAEEEYAHPRVTGPATVSDIVDQGTGVGLRGAREFWNRPNPSEIPGALEEYYGDDSWMPQGFWALGGVELHAYYLGTEKNDQVSGFDPDNNTDPIGEGYPNPYRTGYITEFRDPTAEEPTPVKYYVGGRAAWEAPDFQEDERTVYLSSDGVNKGFYKLVTDEPIPSYDDPMAISGTLHAAKVTNQDAAANKPPAEVDLQIEWMELGSASNAEVESWIAEYDDVNQQTYLETHAETSWDEDLEAAIAEADQEVAENGNQNYVTDQEVLDWAEQYQNNGPDGVDEELRRVPFIETRAAAKEVGATVEFRKSEGIDSVEGAGPGDYVYLGISEVNDGMSDDQGDVRVDRVDGGLVYRAEIEEDYNISTLEPVIVGPDGTDPADVADDALLNVDNVFVMDDGRVLCCEDASQYGRSYPNDCMYVYTPN; this is encoded by the coding sequence ATGGTAGAATTCACCAGGCGGAAGCTGATGGCGACATCGGTCGCGGCGTCGCTGGGGGCGAGCGTTTCGGGGGTCGCCAGCGCGCAGGAAGACGAGGACGGAGACACGGAGAACGCCCCCTACGTGCAGGGGGAGATCGAGCGGTTCGCACACACCGCACTCGGCGCGGAGGTGACGGGCCCTTTCGTCACGGAGGGGACGCTCATCTTCAGCCTGCAGCATCCGGCCCGGCGCAATCCGGCGCCGTTCGACAGGGGCGGTATCGGCTACGTACGCGGCTATCAGTTCGGCGAGGACGACGGGTTCGACGAACTGTCTATCCCCACGTCGAAAGAGGAACAGGGCAGAGTCCGCGTCGCCGGTGGCGAGTACGAACTGCTCGCCGAGGAGGGCGACAACATCGCCAACGACGAGGACCTGGGGATGCCGGAAACGCCCGGAGGGCTGGCCATCGACCAGTTGGCGGGCTCGCGGTACGGCGACCTGGGGTACAACCCGGACATGAACCAGTTCGTCGCCACGGGCGACGACGGCGGGAACGACGGCAATAGCGGGAACAAGGGGAACGGCGACAACAGCGGCAACGACGGCAATAGCGGCAACGACGGCAACAACGGAAACTCCGGGAACAACGGGGGCGACGGCTACGCGGGCTACCTGTTCACGAACTTCGAGAACAGCCCCGGCAACGTCGTGCGGACGCCGATCATCCGGAACGACGACGGCACGTTAGACGCCGACCTCGACAACGCGATCAACCTCGCCAACACGGACGCGCTCCGCGAGATCGGCGGTACGCGCATCAACTGTTACGGCGATCTCACACCGTGGAACACGCCGGTGACGGCCGAGGAGGAGTACGCTCACCCGCGCGTGACGGGGCCGGCAACCGTCAGCGACATCGTCGACCAGGGGACCGGGGTCGGCCTCCGCGGAGCGAGGGAGTTCTGGAACCGGCCGAACCCGAGCGAGATCCCGGGTGCGCTGGAGGAGTACTACGGCGACGATTCCTGGATGCCGCAGGGGTTCTGGGCCCTCGGCGGGGTCGAACTGCACGCGTACTACCTCGGAACCGAGAAGAACGACCAGGTGAGCGGGTTCGATCCGGACAACAACACGGACCCGATCGGGGAGGGCTACCCGAACCCCTACCGGACCGGATACATCACCGAATTCCGGGACCCGACGGCGGAGGAGCCGACGCCGGTGAAGTACTACGTCGGCGGCCGCGCCGCCTGGGAAGCGCCGGACTTCCAGGAGGACGAACGGACGGTCTATCTCAGTTCCGACGGCGTCAACAAGGGGTTCTACAAGCTCGTCACCGACGAGCCGATCCCGAGCTACGACGACCCGATGGCGATCAGCGGGACGCTCCACGCCGCGAAGGTGACCAATCAGGACGCCGCCGCGAACAAACCGCCGGCCGAGGTCGACCTCCAGATCGAGTGGATGGAACTCGGCAGCGCGAGCAACGCCGAGGTGGAGTCGTGGATCGCCGAGTACGACGACGTGAACCAGCAGACCTACCTCGAGACCCACGCCGAGACGAGCTGGGACGAGGACCTCGAAGCGGCCATCGCGGAAGCCGATCAGGAGGTCGCGGAGAACGGTAACCAGAACTACGTCACCGATCAGGAGGTCCTCGACTGGGCCGAGCAGTACCAGAACAACGGGCCGGACGGCGTCGACGAAGAGCTCCGGCGGGTCCCGTTCATCGAGACCCGCGCCGCGGCCAAGGAGGTCGGCGCGACCGTCGAGTTCCGCAAGAGCGAGGGGATCGACAGCGTCGAAGGGGCCGGCCCGGGCGACTACGTCTATCTCGGCATCTCCGAGGTCAACGACGGCATGAGCGACGACCAGGGCGACGTACGGGTCGACCGCGTCGACGGCGGCCTCGTCTATCGCGCGGAGATCGAGGAGGACTACAACATCTCCACGCTCGAACCCGTCATCGTCGGGCCGGACGGGACCGACCCGGCCGACGTGGCCGACGACGCGCTGCTGAACGTCGACAACGTGTTCGTGATGGACGACGGCCGCGTCCTCTGCTGCGAGGACGCCAGCCAGTACGGCCGCTCCTACCCGAACGACTGCATGTACGTGTACACGCCGAACTGA
- the pth2 gene encoding peptidyl-tRNA hydrolase Pth2 translates to MKQAIVARTDIGMGQGKLAAQVAHAALSAYEDADSRTRKQWKGEGQKKVVLKGSGESQLFELADAAERERLPHAIVRDAGHTQLDPGTVTALAVGPGEDAVVDKVTGDLSLF, encoded by the coding sequence ATGAAACAGGCCATCGTCGCTCGGACGGACATCGGCATGGGACAGGGCAAGCTCGCCGCGCAGGTCGCGCACGCGGCGCTGTCGGCATACGAGGACGCCGACAGTCGGACCCGCAAGCAGTGGAAGGGCGAGGGACAGAAGAAGGTCGTCCTGAAGGGCAGCGGCGAGTCCCAGCTGTTCGAGCTCGCCGACGCCGCCGAGCGCGAGCGGCTCCCCCACGCTATCGTCCGCGACGCCGGCCACACCCAGTTAGATCCCGGAACGGTCACCGCGCTCGCGGTCGGTCCGGGCGAGGACGCGGTCGTCGACAAGGTGACGGGCGACCTCTCGCTGTTCTGA
- a CDS encoding zinc ribbon domain-containing protein → MRSERLRREIDDALRAGWKIEDEASDRVVLVKRNFGDLGIHVIIALLTAWWSFGVINGVYAAFKYLNDSQRRVVWESRRACPECGEPAAEDAEFCRRCGEALPEDPDGPRACPECGVSLSEDARYCRNCGSEVAA, encoded by the coding sequence ATGCGAAGCGAACGACTCCGGCGCGAGATAGACGACGCCCTCCGGGCGGGATGGAAGATAGAGGACGAAGCGTCGGACCGGGTAGTGCTCGTCAAGCGGAACTTCGGCGACCTCGGGATACACGTCATCATCGCGCTGCTGACCGCGTGGTGGTCGTTCGGCGTGATAAACGGGGTCTACGCGGCGTTCAAGTACCTGAACGACTCCCAGCGCCGGGTGGTGTGGGAGTCCCGTCGGGCGTGCCCCGAGTGCGGTGAACCCGCCGCCGAGGACGCCGAGTTCTGTCGGCGCTGCGGCGAGGCGCTCCCTGAGGACCCAGACGGCCCACGAGCCTGTCCGGAGTGTGGCGTCAGCCTCTCCGAGGACGCCCGCTACTGCCGCAACTGTGGGAGCGAGGTCGCCGCGTGA
- a CDS encoding DUF7001 family protein produces the protein MTTDDAVERISLYRPPTYDGAPPVDADEVADWLRERVDADVAVRDRFLDEHRTDDLPEAFAEARVLDPHDPDTGNTMLGIVRYEERALDHPEREGGVLYDGLAVQRALNAALPQAERSLDHVHVALLDRALGTWGDHDARWHKRVNVLGQPALVSVPGLYEAPAKPERYYKEKQKHAMFAGDAPPREVLENQVEGEFLVENDPRTTAALKGYVLQAVHLAATGEGFCDDERCRLSNPHRQEGVVKAQLREPEFCTRHAELYEAGRVQS, from the coding sequence ATGACCACCGACGACGCGGTCGAGCGGATCTCGCTCTACCGCCCGCCGACGTACGACGGCGCGCCGCCGGTCGACGCCGACGAGGTCGCCGACTGGCTCCGCGAGCGCGTCGACGCCGACGTGGCGGTGCGCGACCGCTTCCTCGACGAGCACCGAACGGACGACCTCCCCGAGGCCTTCGCCGAGGCGCGCGTCCTCGACCCGCACGACCCCGACACCGGGAACACGATGCTCGGCATCGTCCGCTACGAGGAGCGCGCGCTCGACCACCCGGAGCGCGAGGGCGGCGTGCTCTACGACGGCCTCGCGGTCCAGCGAGCCCTCAACGCGGCGCTCCCGCAGGCGGAGCGCTCGCTCGACCACGTCCACGTCGCCCTGCTGGACCGAGCGCTCGGCACGTGGGGCGACCACGACGCGCGCTGGCACAAGCGGGTGAACGTCCTCGGCCAGCCAGCGCTCGTGTCGGTGCCCGGGCTGTACGAAGCGCCGGCCAAGCCCGAGCGGTACTACAAGGAGAAGCAGAAGCACGCGATGTTCGCCGGCGACGCCCCGCCGCGCGAGGTGCTGGAGAACCAGGTAGAGGGGGAGTTCCTCGTCGAGAACGACCCCAGGACCACGGCGGCGCTGAAGGGGTACGTCCTGCAGGCGGTCCACCTCGCGGCGACCGGCGAGGGCTTCTGCGACGACGAGCGCTGTCGGCTGTCGAACCCGCACCGACAGGAGGGCGTGGTGAAGGCGCAGTTGCGGGAGCCCGAGTTCTGCACGAGACACGCCGAGTTGTACGAGGCGGGTCGAGTGCAGAGCTGA
- a CDS encoding thiamine-phosphate synthase family protein codes for MKFVEEIVVEEFLPTFRSMLAEDLRDRGLTQSEVASALGISQSAVSKYAHGDVARREEFMRDERVRELVERVGEGLTEGGMRPVQALVEAEVLIRRLEDGDVLAQMHEEAVPELAEYGGDFSIHDPESELRTTERVLASLRRGLRRLENTSGFAALIPNVGSNLVVCTPDADDLDDVAGVPGRIFDVKGRTTVPSEPEFGVSEHVATVLLSAREAGRDVNAALNVRYDPDLVERLEAHGLVTAEFEGEEHVRKAVTDALAETPDADVLYQTGGYGVEPIVYMLGPDAETVAERVQGLV; via the coding sequence ATGAAGTTCGTCGAGGAGATCGTCGTCGAGGAGTTCCTCCCGACGTTCCGGTCGATGCTGGCCGAGGACCTGCGCGACCGCGGCCTCACCCAGAGCGAGGTCGCGTCGGCGCTCGGCATCAGCCAGTCCGCCGTCTCGAAGTACGCCCACGGCGACGTCGCCCGCCGCGAGGAATTCATGCGGGACGAGCGCGTCCGGGAGCTCGTCGAGCGCGTCGGCGAGGGGCTGACCGAGGGCGGGATGCGCCCGGTACAGGCCCTCGTCGAGGCCGAGGTGCTGATCCGGCGACTGGAGGACGGCGACGTGCTCGCCCAGATGCACGAGGAGGCCGTCCCGGAGCTCGCAGAGTACGGCGGCGACTTCAGCATCCACGACCCCGAGAGCGAGCTCCGGACGACCGAGCGCGTCCTCGCCTCGCTCCGCCGGGGCCTCCGCCGTCTGGAGAACACGAGCGGGTTCGCCGCGCTCATCCCGAACGTCGGGTCGAACCTCGTCGTCTGCACGCCCGACGCAGACGACCTCGACGACGTGGCCGGCGTCCCCGGTCGCATCTTCGACGTGAAGGGGCGCACGACCGTGCCGAGCGAGCCGGAGTTCGGCGTCAGCGAGCACGTCGCGACGGTGCTGCTCTCCGCGCGCGAGGCCGGGCGCGACGTGAACGCCGCGCTGAACGTCCGCTACGACCCGGATCTGGTCGAGCGTCTGGAGGCCCACGGCCTCGTCACCGCGGAGTTCGAGGGCGAGGAACACGTCCGGAAGGCGGTGACGGACGCGCTCGCCGAGACGCCTGACGCCGACGTGCTCTACCAGACCGGCGGGTACGGCGTGGAACCGATCGTCTACATGCTCGGTCCCGACGCGGAGACGGTCGCCGAGCGCGTGCAGGGCCTGGTCTGA
- a CDS encoding PAS domain S-box protein: MNTGSGSTAGDFWDDPDDDVALGRYRALVDTIDDGVYQLDADGHFVAVNDAVVEMTGYERDELLGEHVSLLLADADVDQIERDIAEHVAEGVELATFELAIRTAEGEPMPCELRINPLVDGGEFEGSIGVARELVDTDQQLKTLGSARTSYKSVTNVLDEANIGVVVLDDAHEIRWIDETIEEYLGLEYDAVVGRDKRAVIDETLKEKFAAPESFARTVLTSYEDGSYVDRLECRIAADDLEERWLEYQSKPIESGEYAGGRVELYYDISDRKRSEGALRESREEFRSLVDAVEEYAIFRLDPDGRVMSWNEGARRIKGYDREEIVGEHFSAFYTEEDRAAGVPERNLRVALETGSVEDEGWRLRNDGTRFWANVTITPVRDAGGNHRGFLKVTRDMTDRRQREEELKSELQRVFSRISDAFYAVDEEFRFTHVNERAEELLQRSEEDLIGESLWDVFPSAGEVDEVWDAFHTALETQESTSYELYYDTLGFWVEANLYPSETGISVYFRDVTERKEREQALEESEQRYRTLTEHFPNGVVTLFDHDLEYTLAAGQGFDRISQDPDDIEGKYFREAWDEETVAALEPAMEAVLDGEERTIELSYAGREWVLHAVPITDARGDVFAGVTMALDITERKESQRRLEETIAQLEESNERLEQFAYAASHDLQEPLRMVSSYLQLVERRYADELDEEGREFIEFAVDGADRMRNMIEGLLEYSRVETRGEPLVPVDLDALLEDVLEDLQIRIEEADADVRAEQLPPVEGDASQLRQVLQNLLSNAITYSGDEPPEIRVAAEREGDEVVVSVHDSGVGIDPEDQERVFEVFQRLHGREEHSGTGIGLALCERIVERHGGDIWVESEPGEGATFSFALPAAESDER; encoded by the coding sequence ATGAACACCGGATCGGGGTCAACGGCCGGGGACTTCTGGGACGACCCCGACGACGACGTGGCGCTCGGACGGTACCGAGCGCTCGTGGATACGATAGACGACGGGGTCTACCAGCTCGACGCGGACGGACACTTCGTCGCGGTCAACGACGCGGTCGTCGAGATGACCGGCTACGAGCGCGACGAACTCCTCGGCGAGCACGTCTCGCTCCTGCTCGCCGACGCCGACGTCGACCAGATAGAGCGCGACATCGCCGAGCACGTCGCCGAGGGCGTCGAGCTCGCCACCTTCGAACTCGCGATCCGAACCGCAGAGGGGGAGCCGATGCCCTGCGAGCTCCGGATCAACCCCCTCGTCGACGGCGGCGAGTTCGAGGGATCGATCGGCGTCGCCCGCGAGCTCGTCGATACGGACCAGCAACTGAAGACGCTCGGCTCGGCGCGGACGTCGTACAAGTCGGTCACGAACGTGCTCGACGAGGCCAACATCGGCGTCGTGGTGCTCGACGACGCGCACGAGATCAGGTGGATCGACGAGACGATCGAGGAGTACCTCGGGCTGGAGTACGACGCCGTCGTCGGCCGAGACAAGCGAGCGGTGATCGACGAGACCCTCAAGGAGAAGTTCGCCGCCCCCGAGTCCTTCGCCCGGACCGTCCTGACGTCGTACGAAGACGGCAGTTACGTCGACCGGCTCGAGTGCCGGATCGCGGCCGACGACCTCGAAGAGCGATGGCTCGAGTACCAGAGCAAGCCGATCGAGTCCGGCGAGTACGCCGGCGGGCGGGTCGAACTCTACTACGACATCAGCGACAGGAAGCGGTCCGAGGGCGCACTGCGGGAGAGCAGGGAGGAGTTTCGCTCCCTCGTGGACGCCGTCGAGGAGTACGCGATCTTCCGTCTGGACCCGGACGGGCGCGTCATGAGCTGGAACGAGGGCGCGCGGCGTATCAAGGGGTACGACCGCGAGGAGATCGTCGGCGAGCACTTCTCGGCGTTCTACACCGAGGAGGACCGTGCGGCGGGCGTCCCCGAGCGGAACCTCCGGGTCGCGCTGGAGACCGGTTCGGTAGAGGACGAGGGGTGGCGCCTCAGGAACGACGGCACGCGGTTCTGGGCGAACGTGACGATCACGCCCGTCCGCGACGCCGGAGGCAACCACCGCGGCTTCCTGAAGGTGACCCGCGACATGACCGACCGGCGGCAGCGCGAGGAGGAGCTCAAGAGCGAGCTCCAGCGGGTGTTCAGCCGGATCTCCGACGCGTTTTACGCGGTCGACGAGGAGTTTCGGTTCACGCACGTCAACGAGCGCGCCGAGGAGCTCCTGCAGCGCTCCGAGGAGGACCTGATCGGCGAGAGCCTCTGGGACGTGTTCCCCTCCGCCGGCGAGGTCGACGAGGTCTGGGACGCCTTCCACACGGCGCTCGAAACCCAGGAGTCGACGAGCTACGAGCTCTACTACGACACGCTCGGGTTCTGGGTCGAGGCGAACCTCTACCCCTCCGAGACCGGCATCTCCGTCTACTTCCGCGACGTCACCGAGCGCAAGGAGCGCGAGCAGGCTCTGGAGGAGTCCGAGCAGCGCTACCGGACGCTCACCGAGCACTTCCCGAACGGTGTCGTCACGCTGTTCGACCACGACCTCGAGTACACGCTGGCGGCGGGGCAGGGCTTCGACAGGATCTCCCAGGACCCGGACGACATTGAGGGGAAGTACTTTCGAGAGGCCTGGGACGAGGAGACCGTCGCCGCGCTCGAACCCGCCATGGAGGCCGTGCTCGACGGCGAGGAGCGGACGATCGAGCTCTCGTACGCCGGCCGGGAGTGGGTACTCCACGCGGTCCCGATCACCGACGCTCGGGGCGACGTGTTCGCCGGGGTGACGATGGCCCTCGACATCACCGAGCGCAAGGAGTCCCAGCGCAGGCTCGAGGAGACGATCGCCCAGCTCGAGGAGTCGAACGAGCGCCTCGAACAGTTCGCCTACGCCGCCTCCCACGACCTGCAGGAGCCCCTGCGGATGGTGTCGAGCTACCTGCAGCTCGTCGAGCGGCGCTACGCCGACGAACTCGACGAGGAGGGGCGCGAGTTCATCGAGTTCGCGGTCGACGGCGCGGACCGGATGCGGAACATGATCGAGGGCCTGCTCGAGTACTCCCGCGTGGAGACGCGCGGGGAGCCGCTCGTGCCGGTCGACCTCGACGCCCTCCTCGAAGACGTGCTGGAGGACCTCCAGATCCGGATCGAGGAGGCCGACGCCGACGTACGGGCCGAGCAGCTCCCCCCTGTCGAGGGGGACGCCAGCCAACTGCGACAGGTGCTGCAGAACCTGCTGAGCAACGCCATCACCTACAGCGGGGACGAGCCGCCGGAGATACGCGTCGCGGCGGAGCGGGAGGGCGACGAGGTGGTCGTCTCGGTCCACGACTCGGGCGTCGGGATCGACCCCGAGGACCAGGAGCGGGTGTTCGAAGTGTTTCAGCGCCTCCACGGGCGCGAGGAGCACTCCGGCACCGGGATCGGGCTGGCGCTGTGCGAGCGGATCGTGGAACGCCACGGCGGCGACATCTGGGTCGAGTCCGAGCCGGGCGAGGGCGCGACGTTCTCCTTCGCCCTCCCCGCGGCCGAGTCGGACGAGCGGTGA
- the truD gene encoding tRNA pseudouridine(13) synthase TruD translates to MRPAHDLERAVGMAYYVSDADGTGGRLRDEDADFRVRELERFDLEPVDADPDTYEHLVLRATLTGWDTNDFAKRLSDALGISRERVSWAGTKDKYAVTTQLFSVKGVAPGDLPEIRDAEIEAVGRAGRSILFGDLAGNAFEIRVADPDAPENADAIADDLREFGGGSVAVPNFFGQQRFGSKRPVTHEVGLRVVREEWEDAVMAYLGNPRESEPEGTREARRFVEGSDDWGEALDRFPRRLGYERSMLHELVENGGEDPADFRAALETLPSNLQRLFVHAAQSYAFNRILSERLERGLPFDRPVAGDVACFADTDAPDGVALPDTDRSQRVTESRVDTVARHCERERAFVTAPLVGTETELADGEPGEIEREVLDEMDLAPGDFDLPGEFGSTGDRRAILVHTDLDVTRDPLSFSFTLPKGSYATVVLREFLKGDPLDLG, encoded by the coding sequence ATGCGCCCGGCACACGACCTCGAACGCGCCGTGGGGATGGCGTACTACGTCAGCGACGCGGACGGCACCGGCGGCCGCCTCCGCGACGAGGACGCCGACTTCCGCGTGCGCGAACTCGAACGGTTCGACCTCGAACCGGTCGACGCCGACCCCGACACCTACGAGCACCTCGTCCTCCGCGCGACGCTCACGGGCTGGGACACGAACGACTTCGCCAAGCGCCTCTCGGACGCGCTGGGGATCAGCCGCGAGCGCGTCTCCTGGGCCGGGACGAAGGACAAGTACGCCGTCACGACCCAGCTGTTCAGCGTCAAGGGCGTCGCCCCCGGTGACCTGCCCGAGATCCGCGACGCCGAGATCGAGGCCGTCGGTCGCGCGGGTCGGTCGATCCTATTCGGCGATCTGGCTGGTAACGCCTTCGAGATCCGCGTCGCCGACCCCGACGCGCCGGAGAACGCCGACGCCATCGCCGACGACCTCCGCGAGTTCGGCGGCGGGTCCGTCGCCGTGCCCAACTTCTTCGGCCAGCAGCGCTTCGGCAGCAAGCGCCCGGTCACCCACGAGGTCGGCCTGCGCGTCGTCCGCGAGGAGTGGGAAGACGCGGTGATGGCGTACCTCGGGAACCCGCGCGAGAGCGAGCCCGAAGGGACGCGCGAGGCCCGGCGATTCGTCGAGGGATCCGACGACTGGGGGGAAGCGCTCGACCGCTTCCCGCGCCGCCTCGGCTACGAGCGGTCGATGCTCCACGAACTGGTCGAGAACGGCGGCGAGGACCCGGCGGACTTCCGGGCCGCGCTGGAGACGCTCCCCTCGAACCTCCAGCGCCTGTTCGTCCACGCCGCCCAGTCGTACGCGTTCAACCGGATCCTGAGCGAGCGACTGGAGCGCGGCCTCCCGTTCGACCGCCCCGTCGCCGGCGACGTCGCCTGCTTCGCCGATACCGACGCCCCCGACGGGGTCGCCCTGCCAGACACCGACCGCAGCCAGCGCGTCACCGAGTCTCGCGTCGACACGGTCGCCCGCCACTGCGAGCGCGAGCGGGCGTTCGTCACCGCGCCGCTGGTCGGCACCGAGACCGAACTGGCGGACGGCGAGCCCGGCGAGATAGAGCGCGAGGTGCTCGACGAGATGGACCTCGCGCCCGGGGACTTCGATCTCCCGGGCGAGTTCGGATCGACCGGCGACCGGCGGGCGATCCTGGTCCACACGGATCTGGACGTGACGCGGGACCCGCTCTCGTTCTCCTTCACCCTGCCGAAGGGGTCGTACGCGACGGTCGTCCTGCGGGAGTTCCTGAAGGGCGACCCGCTGGACCTCGGATAG
- the dcd gene encoding dCTP deaminase, whose product MILSDADILRRLEEGDLVVEPLEDLDLQIQPASIDLRLGREFLEFQRTNIPCIHPDAEWEVDEYVSETVVDEGEEFILHPGDFVLGTTKERVDIPADLLAHVQGRSSLGRLAIVVHATAGVVDPGYRGQITLELSNLGTAPVALTPGMRISQLIFTELKSAAERPYGSGRGSKYQDQDGPQASRIGGDREFGGDQ is encoded by the coding sequence ATGATCCTCTCGGACGCGGACATCCTCCGCCGGCTCGAGGAGGGCGACCTCGTCGTCGAGCCGCTGGAGGACCTCGACCTGCAGATACAGCCCGCCAGCATCGACCTCCGACTCGGCCGCGAGTTCCTGGAGTTCCAGCGCACGAACATCCCCTGCATCCACCCCGACGCGGAGTGGGAGGTCGACGAGTACGTGTCGGAGACCGTCGTCGACGAGGGCGAGGAGTTCATCCTCCACCCCGGCGACTTCGTCCTCGGGACGACGAAGGAGCGCGTCGACATCCCGGCTGACCTGCTGGCGCACGTACAGGGGCGGTCGTCGCTCGGTCGCCTCGCCATCGTCGTGCACGCGACGGCGGGCGTCGTCGACCCCGGCTACCGCGGGCAGATCACGCTCGAACTCTCGAACCTCGGCACCGCACCGGTCGCGCTCACCCCCGGAATGCGCATCTCGCAGCTCATCTTCACGGAGCTGAAGTCGGCCGCGGAGCGCCCGTACGGCAGCGGCCGCGGATCGAAGTACCAGGACCAGGACGGGCCGCAGGCGTCCCGGATCGGCGGCGACCGGGAGTTCGGAGGCGACCAATGA
- a CDS encoding HalOD1 output domain-containing protein, which produces MSTKQRTKTIRRATESVTEAVVAAIADELDADPLAIDPLHDAVDPDALEALFENTDTAARRGGEVSFESNGCRITVSATGDVSARALPSSR; this is translated from the coding sequence ATGAGTACGAAACAGCGGACCAAAACGATCCGACGAGCGACCGAGAGCGTGACCGAGGCAGTCGTCGCGGCGATCGCCGACGAACTCGACGCGGACCCGCTCGCGATCGACCCGCTCCACGACGCCGTCGACCCGGATGCGCTCGAGGCCCTGTTCGAGAACACCGACACCGCGGCCCGCCGCGGCGGCGAGGTTTCGTTCGAGTCGAACGGCTGCCGCATCACAGTCTCGGCCACCGGCGACGTCTCCGCCCGCGCCCTCCCTTCCTCCCGGTAG